Proteins co-encoded in one Burkholderia ambifaria AMMD genomic window:
- a CDS encoding acyl-CoA dehydrogenase C-terminal domain-containing protein, which produces MGQYAAPLRDMQFVLHELLNVEAEVKQMPRHADLDADTINQVLEEAGKFCSEVLFPLNQVGDREGCTYEGDGVVKTPTGFKEAYRQYVEAGWPALGCDPDYGGQGLPAFVNNALYEMLNSANQAWTMYPGLSHGAYECLHAHGAPELQQQYLPKLVSGEWTGTMCLTEPHCGTDLGILRTKAEPNGDGSYSISGTKIFISSGEHDMSKNIVHLVLARLPDAPQGTKGISLFIVPKFVPDAAGEPGERNGIKCGSIEHKMGIHGNSTCVMNLDNAKGWMVGEPNKGLNAMFVMMNAARLGVGMQGLGLTEVAYQNSLTYAKERLQMRSLTGPKAPDKPADPIIVHPDVRRMLLTQKAYAEGARAFTYWSALQIDKELSHGDEAVRKEAADLVALLTPIIKAFLTDNAFESTNHAMQIYGGHGFISEWGMEQYVRDARINMIYEGTNSIQSLDLLGRKVLGDMGAKLKKFGKLVTEFAEAEGVKPEMAEFINPLADIGDKVQKLTMEIGMKAMQNPDEVGAAAVPYLRTVGHLVFAYFWARMARIALDNEASGDPFYKSKLATARFYFARLLPETAATIRAARAGSKTLMEVDESLF; this is translated from the coding sequence ATGGGACAGTACGCCGCGCCGCTGCGCGACATGCAATTCGTGTTGCACGAGCTTCTGAACGTCGAAGCCGAGGTCAAGCAAATGCCGCGGCATGCGGACCTCGACGCCGACACGATCAACCAGGTTCTCGAGGAGGCGGGCAAGTTCTGCTCCGAGGTGCTGTTCCCGCTGAATCAGGTCGGCGACCGCGAAGGCTGTACGTATGAAGGCGACGGCGTCGTGAAGACCCCGACCGGCTTCAAGGAAGCGTATCGGCAGTACGTCGAGGCCGGCTGGCCGGCGCTCGGCTGCGATCCGGACTACGGCGGCCAGGGCCTGCCCGCGTTCGTGAACAACGCGCTCTACGAAATGCTGAACTCGGCGAACCAGGCATGGACGATGTATCCGGGCCTGTCGCACGGCGCGTACGAATGCCTGCACGCGCACGGCGCGCCGGAACTGCAGCAGCAATATCTGCCGAAGCTCGTGTCGGGCGAATGGACGGGCACGATGTGCCTGACCGAGCCGCACTGCGGCACCGACCTCGGCATCCTGCGCACCAAGGCCGAGCCGAACGGCGACGGCTCGTACTCGATCAGCGGCACGAAGATCTTCATCTCGAGCGGCGAGCACGACATGTCGAAGAACATCGTCCACCTCGTGCTCGCGCGCCTGCCGGACGCGCCGCAAGGCACGAAGGGGATCTCGCTGTTCATCGTGCCGAAGTTCGTGCCGGACGCCGCGGGCGAGCCGGGCGAGCGCAACGGCATCAAGTGCGGCTCGATCGAGCACAAGATGGGCATCCACGGCAACTCGACGTGCGTGATGAACCTCGACAACGCGAAGGGCTGGATGGTCGGCGAGCCGAACAAGGGCCTCAACGCGATGTTCGTGATGATGAACGCCGCGCGTCTCGGCGTCGGCATGCAGGGCCTGGGCCTGACGGAAGTCGCGTACCAGAACTCTCTGACGTACGCGAAGGAGCGCCTGCAGATGCGCTCGCTGACGGGCCCGAAGGCACCGGACAAGCCGGCCGACCCGATCATCGTGCATCCGGACGTGCGCCGCATGCTGCTCACGCAGAAGGCCTACGCGGAAGGCGCGCGCGCGTTCACGTACTGGTCCGCGCTGCAGATCGACAAGGAACTGTCGCACGGTGACGAAGCGGTGCGCAAGGAAGCGGCCGACCTCGTCGCGCTGCTCACGCCGATCATCAAGGCATTCCTGACCGACAACGCGTTCGAGTCGACCAACCACGCGATGCAGATCTACGGCGGCCACGGCTTCATCTCCGAGTGGGGCATGGAGCAGTACGTGCGCGACGCGCGGATCAACATGATCTACGAAGGCACGAACTCGATCCAGTCGCTCGATCTGCTGGGCCGCAAGGTGCTCGGCGACATGGGCGCGAAGCTGAAGAAGTTCGGCAAGCTCGTGACCGAATTCGCGGAAGCCGAAGGCGTGAAGCCGGAGATGGCCGAGTTCATCAACCCGCTCGCCGACATCGGCGACAAGGTGCAGAAGCTGACGATGGAAATCGGCATGAAGGCGATGCAGAACCCGGACGAAGTCGGCGCCGCCGCCGTGCCGTACCTGCGCACCGTCGGCCATCTGGTGTTCGCGTACTTCTGGGCGCGCATGGCGCGCATCGCTCTCGACAACGAAGCGTCGGGCGACCCGTTCTACAAGTCGAAGCTCGCGACGGCCCGCTTCTACTTCGCGCGCCTGCTGCCCGAGACGGCAGCGACGATCCGCGCCGCGCGCGCCGGCTCGAAGACGCTGATGGAAGTCGACGAATCGCTGTTCTGA
- a CDS encoding TetR/AcrR family transcriptional regulator: protein MRKGEQTRAAILEAALDLASRDGLEGLTIGLLAERMQMSKSGVFAHFGSREDLQVEVVREYHHRFENEVFFPSLREPRGLPRLRAMLARWTEKRIQEVTTGCIYISGAVEYDDRPDSPVREQLIASVTAWRAAMLRAISQAKEEGHLRADTDPDLMLFELYSFTLGLHHDARFLHSPDAVRLTWAALEKTIVSYQSESR, encoded by the coding sequence ATGCGAAAAGGCGAACAGACGCGTGCCGCGATACTCGAAGCTGCTTTGGACCTCGCCAGCCGTGACGGGCTGGAGGGGCTGACGATCGGCCTGCTGGCCGAGCGCATGCAGATGAGCAAGAGCGGTGTGTTCGCGCACTTCGGATCGCGCGAAGACCTCCAGGTCGAGGTCGTCCGCGAATATCACCATCGTTTCGAAAACGAGGTGTTCTTTCCGAGCCTGCGCGAGCCGCGAGGCTTGCCGCGCCTCCGGGCGATGCTGGCGCGCTGGACGGAGAAGCGCATCCAGGAGGTGACGACCGGATGCATCTACATCAGCGGAGCCGTCGAGTACGACGACCGGCCTGACAGCCCCGTGCGCGAGCAGTTGATCGCGAGCGTGACGGCCTGGCGTGCCGCGATGCTGCGTGCCATTTCGCAGGCGAAGGAAGAAGGCCATCTGCGTGCGGATACCGATCCGGACCTGATGCTCTTCGAGTTGTACAGCTTCACGCTCGGCCTGCATCACGACGCACGCTTCCTGCATTCGCCGGATGCCGTGCGCCTCACGTGGGCCGCGCTGGAAAAGACGATCGTTTCGTATCAGAGCGAGAGCCGTTAG
- a CDS encoding acyl-CoA thioesterase yields MTDSTLELPAKQPALRVVPQPHDANVHGDVFGGWIMSQVDIAGSIPASQRANGRVATVAVNSFVFKQPVFVGDLLSFYATIIRTGNTSVTVDVEVYAQRMRLMGEIVKVTEATLTYVATGPDRKPRQLPPL; encoded by the coding sequence ATGACCGATTCGACCCTCGAACTTCCGGCAAAGCAGCCCGCGCTGCGCGTCGTCCCGCAACCGCACGACGCGAACGTCCATGGCGACGTGTTCGGCGGCTGGATCATGTCGCAGGTCGACATCGCCGGCTCGATTCCCGCGAGCCAGCGGGCGAACGGCCGCGTCGCGACGGTCGCGGTCAATTCGTTCGTGTTCAAGCAGCCGGTGTTCGTCGGCGACTTGCTGAGCTTCTACGCGACCATCATCCGCACCGGCAACACGTCGGTGACGGTCGACGTCGAGGTGTACGCGCAGCGCATGCGCCTGATGGGCGAAATCGTGAAGGTGACCGAAGCGACGCTCACCTATGTGGCAACCGGCCCCGACCGCAAGCCGCGTCAACTGCCGCCGCTCTGA
- a CDS encoding ABCB family ABC transporter ATP-binding protein/permease has product MRRYSASGEPAPAPTGPRNDWQTIRSLLPYLATYKWRVALALGCLIGAKVANLGVPVVMKRIVDHLSAVQQLTALGRAEQSAGIVLAGGVGLLVVAYAFVRLSTSLFTELREILFSKVTESAVRQLALQVFRHLHGLSLRFHLERQTGGMSRDIERGTRGIQQLISYSLYSILPTLVEVGLVLGFFVVKYEAYYAYVTFAALVTYIVFTVKVTNWRTHFRRTMNELDSRANSRAIDSLINYETVKYFGNEEWEAQRYDENLKRYRKAAIRSQNSLSVLNFGQQAIIGTGLVFILWRATQGVLAGKLTLGDLVLINTFMLQLYIPLNFLGVVYRELKQSLTDMDRMFGLLAAAKEVPDAPDARPLAVAGAQVRFEHVNFSYEASRQILHDVTFTIDAGTTTAVVGHSGSGKSTLSRLLFRFHDLDRQAGGAIRIDGQDIRDVTQDSLRASIGIVPQDTVLFNDSIYYNIAYGRPTASRDEVIAAARAAHIHDFIESLPKGYDTPVGERGLKLSGGEKQRVAIARTLLKDPPVLLFDEATSALDSRSERAIQHELDHIARHRTTLVIAHRLSTVVHAQQILVMDHGRIVERGTHDELVRADGLYAQMWALQQQRAAAGGEAAEAA; this is encoded by the coding sequence ATGCGCCGATATTCCGCTTCCGGCGAGCCCGCGCCGGCTCCGACCGGGCCACGCAACGACTGGCAGACCATCCGGTCGCTGCTGCCGTACCTGGCCACCTACAAATGGCGCGTCGCGCTCGCGCTCGGCTGCCTGATCGGCGCGAAGGTCGCGAACCTCGGCGTGCCGGTCGTGATGAAGCGCATCGTCGATCACCTGTCCGCCGTGCAGCAGCTCACCGCGCTCGGCCGCGCCGAGCAGTCGGCCGGCATCGTGCTCGCGGGCGGCGTCGGCCTGCTGGTCGTCGCGTATGCGTTCGTGCGGCTGTCGACGTCGCTCTTCACCGAGCTGCGCGAGATCCTGTTCTCGAAAGTTACCGAGAGCGCGGTGCGCCAGCTCGCGCTGCAGGTGTTCCGGCATCTGCACGGGCTGTCGCTGCGCTTCCACCTCGAACGCCAGACAGGCGGCATGTCGCGCGACATCGAGCGCGGCACGCGCGGCATCCAGCAGCTGATTTCCTATTCGCTCTACAGCATCCTGCCGACGCTCGTCGAGGTCGGGCTCGTGCTCGGCTTCTTCGTGGTCAAGTACGAGGCGTACTACGCGTACGTGACGTTCGCGGCGCTCGTCACGTACATCGTGTTCACCGTGAAGGTCACCAACTGGCGCACGCACTTTCGCCGCACGATGAACGAGCTCGATTCGCGCGCGAACTCGCGGGCGATCGATTCGCTGATCAACTACGAGACGGTGAAGTACTTCGGCAACGAGGAGTGGGAGGCGCAGCGCTACGACGAGAACCTGAAGCGCTACCGCAAGGCCGCAATCCGCTCGCAGAACTCGCTGTCGGTGCTGAACTTCGGCCAGCAGGCGATCATCGGCACCGGGCTCGTGTTCATCCTGTGGCGCGCGACGCAGGGCGTGCTGGCGGGCAAGCTGACGCTCGGCGATCTCGTGCTGATCAACACGTTCATGCTGCAGTTGTACATTCCGCTGAATTTTCTCGGCGTCGTGTATCGCGAGCTGAAGCAGAGCCTCACCGATATGGACCGGATGTTCGGGCTGCTGGCGGCCGCGAAGGAAGTCCCGGACGCGCCCGACGCGCGGCCGCTCGCGGTGGCCGGCGCGCAGGTGCGCTTCGAGCACGTGAACTTCTCGTACGAGGCGTCGCGGCAGATCCTGCACGACGTGACGTTTACGATCGACGCGGGCACGACGACAGCGGTGGTCGGTCACAGCGGCTCCGGCAAGTCGACGCTGTCGCGCCTGCTGTTCCGCTTCCACGATCTCGACCGGCAGGCGGGCGGCGCGATCCGCATCGACGGCCAGGACATCCGCGACGTCACGCAGGACTCGCTGCGCGCATCGATCGGGATCGTGCCGCAGGACACCGTGCTGTTCAACGATTCGATCTACTACAACATCGCGTACGGCCGCCCGACCGCGAGCCGCGACGAAGTGATCGCGGCCGCGCGCGCCGCGCACATCCACGACTTCATCGAGAGCTTGCCGAAGGGCTATGACACGCCGGTCGGCGAGCGCGGGCTGAAGCTGTCGGGCGGCGAGAAGCAGCGCGTCGCGATCGCGCGCACGCTGCTGAAGGATCCGCCGGTGCTGCTGTTCGACGAGGCGACGTCCGCGCTCGATTCGCGCTCGGAGCGCGCGATCCAGCACGAGCTCGACCACATCGCGCGGCACCGCACGACGCTCGTGATCGCGCACCGGCTGTCGACGGTCGTGCATGCGCAGCAGATTCTCGTGATGGACCACGGGCGGATCGTCGAGCGCGGTACGCACGACGAGCTCGTGCGCGCGGACGGCCTCTATGCGCAGATGTGGGCGCTGCAGCAACAGCGCGCGGCGGCGGGCGGGGAAGCGGCCGAAGCCGCGTGA
- a CDS encoding acetyl-CoA C-acyltransferase has protein sequence MSKQLQDAYIVAASRTPIGKAPRGVFKNTRPDELLVHAIRSAVAQVPGFDTKLIEDAIIGCAIPEAEQGLNVARMGALLAGLPQTVGGVTVNRFCASGITALAMAADRIRVGESDAMLAGGCESMSMVPMMGNKPSMSPHIFDRSEDFGIAYGMGLTAERVAEQWKVSREDQDAFSVESHRKALAAQQAGEFGDEIAAYTLTERFPNLATGEVDVKTREIALDEGPRADTSLEGLAKLRTVFANKGSVTAGNSSQTSDGAGALLVVSEKVLKQFNLTPLARFVSFAVRGVPPEIMGIGPKEAIPAALKAAGLKQDDLDWIELNEAFAAQSLAVIRDLGLDPSKVNPVGGAIALGHPLGATGAIRAATVVHGLRRRNLKYGMVTMCVGTGMGAAGIIERL, from the coding sequence ATGAGCAAACAACTGCAAGACGCATACATCGTCGCCGCCAGCCGCACCCCGATCGGCAAGGCCCCGCGCGGAGTCTTCAAGAACACGCGTCCCGACGAGCTGCTGGTTCACGCGATCCGCTCGGCGGTCGCGCAGGTGCCCGGCTTCGACACGAAGCTGATCGAGGACGCGATCATCGGCTGCGCGATTCCGGAAGCCGAGCAGGGCCTGAACGTCGCGCGCATGGGCGCGCTGCTCGCGGGCCTGCCGCAGACGGTCGGCGGCGTGACGGTCAACCGCTTCTGCGCGTCGGGCATCACGGCGCTGGCGATGGCGGCCGACCGCATCCGCGTCGGCGAATCCGACGCGATGCTCGCGGGCGGCTGCGAGTCGATGAGCATGGTGCCGATGATGGGCAACAAGCCGTCGATGTCGCCGCACATCTTCGATCGCAGCGAAGACTTCGGCATCGCGTACGGGATGGGCCTGACCGCCGAGCGCGTCGCCGAGCAGTGGAAGGTGAGCCGCGAAGACCAGGACGCGTTCTCGGTCGAATCGCATCGCAAGGCGCTCGCCGCGCAGCAGGCCGGCGAGTTCGGCGACGAAATCGCCGCGTACACGCTCACCGAGCGTTTCCCGAACCTCGCGACAGGCGAAGTCGACGTGAAGACGCGCGAGATCGCGCTCGACGAAGGTCCGCGCGCGGATACGTCGCTCGAAGGCCTCGCGAAGCTGCGCACGGTGTTCGCGAACAAGGGCTCGGTCACGGCCGGCAACAGCTCGCAGACGTCGGACGGCGCGGGTGCGCTGCTCGTCGTGTCGGAGAAGGTGCTCAAGCAATTCAACCTGACGCCGCTCGCGCGCTTCGTGAGCTTCGCGGTGCGCGGCGTGCCGCCCGAAATCATGGGCATCGGTCCGAAGGAAGCGATTCCGGCCGCGCTGAAGGCCGCGGGCCTGAAGCAGGACGATCTCGACTGGATCGAGCTGAACGAGGCATTCGCCGCGCAGTCGCTGGCGGTGATCCGCGATCTCGGCCTCGACCCGTCGAAGGTCAACCCGGTCGGCGGCGCGATCGCGCTCGGGCACCCGCTCGGCGCGACCGGCGCGATCCGCGCGGCGACCGTCGTGCACGGCCTGCGCCGCCGCAACCTGAAGTACGGGATGGTCACGATGTGCGTCGGCACCGGCATGGGTGCGGCGGGCATCATCGAACGCCTGTAA
- a CDS encoding 3-hydroxyacyl-CoA dehydrogenase/enoyl-CoA hydratase family protein yields MSNFLIRKVAVLGAGVMGAQIAAHLVNARVPVLLFDLPAKEGPKNAIALKAIENLKKLSPAPFGVKDDAKYLEAANYEDDIAKLAECDVVIEAIAERMDWKHDLYKKVAPHIAPNAIFATNTSGLSITTLSEGFSDELKSRFCGVHFFNPPRYMHLVELIPTAHTRADILDQLETFLTSIVGKGVVRAKDTPNFIANRVGIFSILAVITEAAKFGLRFDEVDDLTGSRLGRAKSATFRTADVVGLDTMAHVIKTMQDNLADDPFFPVYQTPAVLAELVKQGALGQKTGGGFYKKEGKAIKVLDAKTGTYVDAGAKADETVGRILKRPPAERLKLLRETDHPHAQFLWSIFRDVFHYIGVHLESIADNARDVDLAIRWGFGWNEGPFEGWQAAGWKQVAEWVQEDIAAGKALANVPLPSWVLEGPVAEQGGVHTAEGSWAPASKRFVPRSDLAVYGRQVFRAPLIGETGADPKSYGKTLFETDAVRAWVDDRAGEDDVVIVSFKSKMNTIGPSVIDGLVQAIELAEKDYKGVVIWQPTSLKLGTPGGPFSAGANLEEAMPAFMMGGAKGIEPFVKKFQEGMLRVKYANVPVVAAVSGIALGGGCELMLHSAKRVVHVESYIGLVEVGVGLVPAGGGLKEAALRAAEAATAANATTEILKFVTKSFENAAMAKVSSSAHDARAMGYLKPSDTIVFNVFELLDTAKKEARALADVGYRAPLRAKDVPVAGRSAIATIKASLVNMRDGRFISDHDYLIASRIAEAVCGGDVEAGSLVDEQWLLALERRAFVELLGTQKTQERIMGMLQTGKPVRN; encoded by the coding sequence GTGAGCAATTTCCTGATTCGCAAGGTCGCCGTGCTGGGCGCCGGCGTGATGGGCGCGCAGATCGCCGCGCACCTCGTCAACGCGCGCGTGCCGGTACTGTTGTTCGACCTGCCGGCCAAGGAAGGCCCGAAGAACGCGATCGCGCTGAAGGCGATCGAGAACCTGAAGAAGCTGTCGCCCGCGCCGTTCGGCGTGAAGGACGACGCGAAATACCTCGAAGCCGCGAACTACGAGGACGACATCGCGAAGCTCGCCGAGTGCGACGTCGTGATCGAGGCGATCGCCGAGCGGATGGACTGGAAGCACGACCTGTACAAGAAGGTCGCGCCGCACATCGCACCGAACGCGATCTTCGCGACCAACACGTCGGGCCTGTCGATCACGACGCTGTCCGAAGGTTTCTCGGACGAACTGAAGTCGCGCTTCTGCGGCGTGCACTTCTTCAACCCGCCGCGCTACATGCATCTGGTCGAGCTGATCCCGACCGCGCATACGCGTGCCGACATCCTCGACCAGCTCGAAACGTTCCTGACGAGCATCGTCGGCAAGGGCGTCGTGCGCGCGAAGGACACGCCGAACTTCATCGCGAACCGCGTCGGCATCTTCTCGATCCTCGCGGTGATCACCGAGGCCGCGAAGTTCGGCCTGCGCTTCGACGAAGTCGACGATCTGACTGGCAGCCGCCTCGGCCGCGCGAAGTCGGCGACGTTCCGCACTGCGGACGTGGTCGGCCTCGACACGATGGCGCACGTGATCAAGACGATGCAGGACAACCTCGCCGACGATCCGTTCTTCCCGGTCTACCAGACGCCTGCCGTGCTCGCCGAGCTGGTGAAGCAGGGCGCGCTCGGCCAGAAGACGGGCGGCGGTTTCTACAAGAAGGAAGGCAAGGCGATCAAGGTGCTCGACGCGAAGACGGGCACCTATGTGGATGCGGGCGCGAAGGCGGACGAAACCGTCGGCCGCATCCTGAAGCGCCCGCCGGCGGAACGCCTGAAGCTGCTGCGCGAGACGGATCATCCGCACGCGCAGTTCCTGTGGTCGATCTTCCGCGACGTATTCCACTACATCGGCGTGCATCTCGAGTCGATCGCCGACAACGCGCGCGACGTCGACCTCGCGATCCGCTGGGGCTTCGGCTGGAACGAAGGCCCGTTCGAAGGCTGGCAGGCCGCCGGCTGGAAGCAGGTCGCCGAGTGGGTGCAGGAAGACATCGCGGCCGGCAAGGCGCTCGCGAACGTGCCGCTGCCGTCGTGGGTGCTCGAAGGCCCGGTCGCCGAGCAGGGCGGCGTGCACACGGCCGAAGGCTCGTGGGCGCCGGCGTCGAAGCGCTTCGTGCCGCGTTCCGACCTGGCCGTCTACGGCCGGCAGGTGTTCCGCGCGCCGCTGATCGGCGAAACCGGCGCCGATCCCAAGTCGTACGGCAAGACGCTGTTCGAAACCGACGCGGTGCGTGCGTGGGTCGACGACCGTGCAGGTGAAGACGACGTCGTGATCGTGTCGTTCAAGTCGAAGATGAACACGATCGGGCCGAGCGTGATCGACGGCCTCGTGCAGGCGATCGAACTCGCGGAGAAGGACTACAAGGGCGTGGTGATCTGGCAGCCGACGTCGCTGAAGCTCGGCACGCCGGGCGGCCCGTTCTCGGCCGGCGCGAACCTCGAAGAGGCGATGCCCGCGTTCATGATGGGCGGCGCGAAGGGCATCGAGCCGTTCGTGAAGAAGTTCCAGGAAGGCATGCTGCGCGTGAAGTACGCGAACGTGCCGGTCGTCGCGGCCGTGTCGGGCATCGCGCTCGGCGGCGGTTGCGAGCTGATGCTGCACAGCGCGAAGCGCGTGGTGCACGTCGAGAGCTACATCGGTCTCGTCGAAGTGGGCGTCGGCCTCGTGCCGGCGGGTGGCGGCCTGAAGGAAGCGGCGCTGCGCGCGGCGGAGGCGGCCACGGCCGCGAACGCGACCACCGAGATCCTGAAGTTCGTCACGAAGTCGTTCGAGAACGCGGCGATGGCGAAGGTGTCGTCGTCGGCGCACGATGCGCGCGCGATGGGCTACCTGAAGCCGTCCGACACGATCGTCTTCAACGTGTTCGAACTGCTCGACACCGCGAAGAAGGAAGCGCGTGCGCTGGCCGACGTCGGCTATCGCGCCCCGCTGCGCGCGAAGGACGTGCCGGTGGCGGGCCGCTCGGCGATCGCGACGATCAAGGCATCGCTCGTCAACATGCGTGACGGCCGCTTCATCAGCGATCACGACTACCTGATCGCGAGCCGCATCGCCGAAGCCGTGTGCGGCGGCGACGTCGAAGCCGGCAGCCTCGTCGACGAGCAGTGGCTGCTCGCGCTCGAGCGCCGCGCGTTCGTCGAGCTGCTCGGCACGCAGAAGACGCAGGAACGGATCATGGGCATGTTGCAGACCGGCAAGCCGGTGCGTAACTGA
- a CDS encoding enoyl-CoA hydratase has protein sequence MAEIQVERADGVMTITIARPAKKNALTAAMYQTMADALADAQEDKAIRVILLRGSDGNFSAGNDLEDFLKAPPKDENAPVFQFLARISQASKPIVAAVPGVAVGVGVTMLLHCDLVYAADVATFSLPFAQLGLCPEAASSALLPRLAGHQVAAEKLLLGEAFDALEAYRIGIVNRVLPAAELDAFAAKQAAKLAALPASSLRVTKALLKDTGGVAVAARIAEEAGHFSTMLRAPEAREAMTAFFEKRKPDFRQFD, from the coding sequence GTGGCCGAAATTCAAGTGGAACGCGCCGACGGCGTGATGACGATCACGATCGCACGCCCGGCGAAGAAGAACGCGCTGACGGCGGCGATGTACCAGACGATGGCCGATGCGCTCGCCGACGCGCAGGAAGACAAGGCGATCCGCGTGATCCTGCTGCGCGGCAGCGACGGCAACTTCAGCGCGGGGAACGATCTCGAGGATTTCCTGAAGGCGCCGCCGAAGGACGAGAACGCGCCGGTGTTTCAGTTTCTTGCGCGGATCAGCCAGGCAAGCAAGCCGATCGTCGCCGCGGTGCCGGGCGTCGCGGTCGGCGTCGGCGTGACGATGCTGCTGCACTGCGACCTCGTCTACGCGGCCGACGTCGCGACGTTCTCGCTGCCGTTCGCGCAGCTCGGGCTGTGTCCGGAAGCTGCGTCGAGCGCGCTGCTGCCGCGTCTGGCCGGCCATCAGGTCGCGGCCGAGAAGCTGCTGCTCGGCGAAGCGTTCGATGCGCTGGAAGCGTACCGGATCGGCATCGTCAATCGCGTGCTGCCGGCCGCCGAGCTCGACGCATTCGCGGCGAAGCAGGCCGCGAAGCTCGCGGCGCTGCCGGCGTCGTCGCTGCGCGTGACGAAGGCGCTGCTGAAGGATACGGGCGGGGTCGCGGTTGCCGCGCGGATCGCCGAGGAAGCCGGCCACTTCTCCACGATGCTGCGCGCGCCGGAAGCGCGCGAGGCGATGACGGCGTTCTTCGAGAAGCGCAAGCCGGATTTCCGTCAGTTCGACTGA
- a CDS encoding nitrate reductase associated protein → MGLSDAPLLFNFEHESSENLTYIPMIVRFNLDRFGLRISLEQWQLLPLEDRKLLARFPADDDTLIEPNFDHALFEMLRTHADLEPSWFQPDEQPSWRATDTVPDALVQQSALAGLPAPALAQWERLAPFQRYVLMKLSRKPTLNHDFVPAMREFGLTATH, encoded by the coding sequence ATGGGACTCAGCGACGCTCCGCTGCTATTCAATTTCGAACACGAATCGTCGGAAAACCTGACGTACATTCCGATGATCGTGCGTTTCAATCTCGACCGCTTCGGTCTGCGGATTTCACTGGAGCAGTGGCAGCTGCTGCCACTCGAGGACCGCAAGCTGCTCGCGCGCTTTCCGGCCGACGACGACACCCTGATCGAGCCCAATTTCGATCACGCGCTGTTCGAAATGCTGCGCACGCATGCCGATCTCGAACCGTCGTGGTTCCAGCCGGACGAGCAGCCGAGCTGGCGCGCGACCGACACGGTGCCGGACGCGCTCGTGCAGCAGAGCGCGCTGGCCGGGCTGCCGGCGCCCGCGCTCGCGCAGTGGGAGCGGCTCGCGCCGTTCCAGCGCTACGTGCTGATGAAGCTGTCGCGCAAGCCGACGCTCAATCACGACTTCGTGCCGGCGATGCGCGAGTTCGGGCTGACGGCCACGCACTGA
- the fdhD gene encoding formate dehydrogenase accessory sulfurtransferase FdhD, whose product MLVNPTETEEPRGAIELSVRRTRGGAVETAHDYVGQEWPVALVFNGISHAVMMCTPRDLEAFAVGFAISEGIVERGSDIKDIDVILHADAPLPHAEVHLEVVQQAFAALKDRRRALAGRTGCGVCGIESIDLLDLAPERVPDTGFLARLAPDALARAAHALPAHQALTRLTGGLHAAAWCDATGTIRMAFEDVGRHNALDKLIGSLVLARADATDGFVFLSSRASYELVRKSARVGIPMVATISAPSSLAIEIAKAAGLRLVSFCRETGHVDYGTA is encoded by the coding sequence GTGCTCGTGAATCCGACTGAAACAGAAGAACCGCGCGGCGCGATCGAGCTGTCCGTGCGCCGCACGCGCGGCGGCGCGGTCGAGACGGCCCACGACTACGTCGGCCAGGAATGGCCCGTCGCGCTGGTCTTCAACGGCATCTCGCACGCGGTGATGATGTGCACGCCGCGCGACCTCGAGGCGTTCGCGGTCGGCTTCGCGATCTCGGAAGGGATCGTCGAGCGCGGCAGCGACATCAAGGACATCGACGTGATCCTGCACGCCGACGCGCCGCTGCCGCACGCGGAGGTGCATCTGGAGGTCGTCCAGCAGGCGTTCGCCGCGCTGAAGGACCGGCGCCGCGCGCTTGCCGGGCGCACCGGCTGCGGCGTGTGCGGGATCGAAAGCATCGACCTGCTCGATCTCGCGCCGGAACGGGTGCCCGACACCGGCTTTCTCGCGCGCCTCGCGCCCGACGCGCTCGCGCGCGCGGCCCACGCGCTGCCGGCCCATCAGGCCCTCACGCGGCTGACCGGCGGCCTGCATGCGGCCGCATGGTGCGACGCAACAGGTACGATCCGGATGGCGTTCGAGGATGTCGGCCGCCACAACGCGCTCGACAAGCTGATCGGCTCGCTCGTGCTGGCACGCGCCGACGCGACCGACGGCTTCGTGTTCCTGTCGAGCCGGGCAAGCTACGAGCTCGTGCGCAAGTCGGCGCGGGTCGGCATCCCGATGGTCGCGACGATCTCCGCGCCGTCGTCGCTCGCGATCGAGATCGCAAAGGCGGCCGGCCTGCGGCTCGTCAGCTTCTGCCGCGAAACCGGCCACGTCGATTACGGCACGGCCTGA